A genomic window from Brevibacillus agri includes:
- a CDS encoding ornithine--oxo-acid transaminase → MTKTKVVIEQTEKYGAHNYHPLPIVISKAEGVWVEDPEGNKYLDMLSAYSALNQGHRHPRIIQALKDQADKVTLTSRAFYNDQLGEFYEKLSALTGKEMILPMNTGAEAVETALKAVRRWAYDVKKVPENQAEIIVCEGNFHGRTVTITSFSSAEEYRRGFGPFTPGFKIIPYGDIEALKQAITPNTAAFMLEPIQGEAGIIIPQEGFLKQAQEVCKANNVLLVCDEIQTGFGRTGKLFASDWEDVKPDMYIMGKALGGGVFPISAVAADKEILSVFEPGSHGSTFGGNPLGCAVAVAAMDVLADEGLVQRSLEMGEYFMEKLKEIYNPIIKEIRGRGLFIGLELTTAARPYCEKLKELGLLCKETHETTIRFAPPLVISKEDLDWAIERIKQVLHVSETANA, encoded by the coding sequence ATGACGAAAACAAAAGTTGTCATTGAACAAACCGAAAAATACGGCGCACACAACTACCATCCACTACCGATCGTCATCTCCAAGGCAGAAGGCGTATGGGTAGAAGACCCGGAAGGCAATAAATATTTGGATATGCTGAGCGCGTACTCCGCTCTGAACCAGGGACACCGCCATCCGCGCATCATCCAGGCGCTGAAAGATCAGGCAGACAAAGTAACGCTGACCTCCCGCGCTTTTTACAACGATCAGTTGGGCGAATTTTACGAGAAGCTGTCCGCACTGACAGGCAAAGAGATGATCTTGCCGATGAACACAGGCGCGGAAGCAGTGGAAACCGCTCTCAAAGCTGTTCGTCGCTGGGCTTACGACGTGAAAAAAGTACCGGAAAACCAGGCGGAAATCATCGTCTGTGAAGGCAACTTCCACGGCCGCACCGTGACCATCACGTCCTTCTCTTCCGCAGAAGAGTACAGACGCGGCTTCGGACCGTTCACGCCTGGCTTCAAAATCATCCCTTACGGCGACATCGAGGCGCTGAAGCAAGCGATCACGCCAAATACAGCCGCGTTCATGCTCGAGCCGATCCAGGGCGAAGCGGGGATCATCATTCCGCAAGAGGGCTTCCTGAAACAAGCGCAAGAAGTATGTAAAGCAAACAACGTCCTGCTCGTCTGCGACGAAATCCAGACCGGCTTCGGACGTACAGGCAAACTGTTTGCAAGCGACTGGGAAGACGTCAAGCCAGACATGTACATTATGGGGAAAGCGCTTGGCGGCGGGGTATTCCCGATCTCTGCCGTTGCAGCGGACAAAGAAATTCTCAGCGTGTTCGAACCAGGCTCCCACGGCTCTACCTTCGGCGGAAACCCGCTCGGCTGCGCTGTAGCCGTAGCGGCGATGGACGTTCTCGCTGACGAAGGTCTTGTCCAACGTTCCCTGGAGATGGGAGAGTACTTCATGGAAAAATTGAAGGAAATCTACAACCCGATCATCAAGGAAATTCGCGGCCGCGGCCTGTTCATCGGCCTGGAGCTGACGACTGCTGCCCGTCCTTACTGCGAGAAGCTGAAAGAGCTGGGTCTTCTGTGCAAGGAAACGCACGAAACGACCATCCGCTTTGCACCGCCGCTCGTAATTAGCAAGGAAGACCTCGACTGGGCGATCGAGCGCATCAAGCAAGTACTGCACGTTTCCGAAACAGCAAACGCGTAA